A single window of Leptolyngbya ohadii IS1 DNA harbors:
- a CDS encoding DUF1963 domain-containing protein, which produces MSIGDSRDLPASELVYLELSDGQSHKFYEVGVNGTAVTIRYGRIGTTGQSSNSTYATPEKAQAEATKKINEKLRKGYVQVSPSGDRPTSSEQLLADPRHYWVYGNAWFISDGQGGWEEANEETRHQGHSWQFRETTRTEEYVELYDQSRRVTVRLTATAMLVRWDRDGNDARWEEYHKGQWQEPSRDRPASESSEDSEIRLSSINGAELPSDLSQEPSSPAAAPPLPVIDPTIPAPSLDLLNYSPLFPPRVARNLLPNVRHSLGFSFRESEFYSLSIPLPRSIACIEIVGTFHDLAQGIFTIRLTAKQDRETVNIYGFDFQPNHRLMMQWSAVGGMWREERLEFPSTIASGQVFQYVLVMTAEGNIVFYLNNQPFFYPLEPSDPPDTLYLNYHPTGLKLQQVRVLESPMVERQVPQSPAVVTPVPPPNQHPSPPPRITDILSFLENLPPQFEPLQSFLQQNLVPYIRIQAGEQVGSMDFFNRGTGDPLTVWQSKIGGNPYFPKTAKYPIDLGTGKALPLLMQINCAEVPPIAGFDFPQVGILQFYLGSQPAEAAETPGKYRVLYFPEISTNPSDLITDFSFIERDETLREMYPEVYPITFSASRDLFWELRYGIDLGSPEEFAELCEEFNEWILDNIHERRRSKLGGYGDLDAIGARVNGRLLLELIHPGSYEDSFLFFIPDEQLRDRDFRDVEFYFVCD; this is translated from the coding sequence ATGAGTATTGGTGACAGCCGTGATCTCCCTGCCTCCGAGCTGGTTTATCTAGAATTATCAGACGGACAATCCCATAAGTTTTATGAGGTAGGGGTGAATGGGACAGCGGTAACGATTCGCTATGGGCGGATTGGTACTACAGGACAATCATCAAACAGTACCTATGCAACCCCAGAAAAAGCACAGGCTGAGGCAACTAAGAAAATCAACGAAAAGTTGAGAAAAGGCTATGTCCAGGTTTCACCCAGTGGCGATCGCCCAACCTCGTCAGAGCAGTTGCTTGCTGATCCGCGCCACTACTGGGTTTATGGGAATGCGTGGTTCATTTCAGATGGGCAGGGTGGCTGGGAAGAGGCGAACGAGGAGACCCGTCACCAGGGTCACTCATGGCAGTTTCGGGAGACGACCCGAACCGAAGAGTACGTTGAATTATACGACCAGTCTCGCAGGGTAACGGTTCGACTGACAGCGACAGCTATGCTTGTCCGTTGGGATCGCGATGGGAACGACGCGAGGTGGGAGGAGTATCACAAAGGACAATGGCAGGAACCCAGCCGCGATCGCCCTGCTTCCGAATCTTCAGAGGACAGTGAAATCAGGTTGAGTTCCATTAATGGGGCTGAATTGCCGTCCGACCTGAGCCAGGAGCCATCCAGTCCCGCCGCTGCACCGCCCCTGCCTGTGATTGATCCCACCATTCCTGCCCCCAGCCTTGATCTGCTGAATTATTCGCCGCTCTTTCCACCTCGCGTTGCCCGAAACCTCCTTCCTAACGTCAGGCACAGCCTGGGATTTAGTTTCCGTGAGTCCGAGTTTTACAGTTTGAGCATCCCTTTACCGCGATCGATCGCTTGTATTGAGATCGTTGGCACCTTTCACGATCTGGCGCAGGGTATCTTTACCATCCGATTAACGGCGAAGCAGGATCGAGAGACCGTTAACATTTATGGGTTTGACTTTCAACCCAATCACAGACTAATGATGCAATGGTCTGCTGTAGGTGGCATGTGGAGGGAAGAACGACTCGAATTTCCCAGTACGATCGCATCGGGGCAGGTCTTTCAGTATGTGCTGGTGATGACCGCAGAGGGAAATATTGTTTTTTACTTGAATAATCAACCGTTCTTCTACCCTCTCGAACCTTCTGACCCACCGGATACATTGTACCTGAACTACCATCCCACAGGCTTGAAGCTGCAACAGGTCAGAGTATTAGAGTCACCAATGGTTGAAAGACAGGTGCCTCAAAGTCCAGCAGTTGTGACGCCAGTTCCCCCACCGAACCAACACCCATCGCCACCACCGCGGATAACCGATATACTATCGTTTCTGGAGAATTTGCCGCCTCAGTTTGAGCCGCTACAGTCGTTCCTCCAACAAAACCTAGTCCCTTACATCCGAATTCAGGCTGGGGAACAGGTTGGTAGCATGGATTTTTTCAACAGGGGAACAGGCGACCCGCTGACGGTTTGGCAGAGCAAGATTGGCGGCAATCCTTATTTTCCTAAGACGGCTAAGTATCCCATTGATCTGGGTACGGGTAAAGCGCTGCCTCTCCTGATGCAAATTAATTGTGCTGAAGTTCCACCCATTGCTGGATTTGATTTTCCTCAAGTGGGCATTTTGCAATTTTATCTAGGGTCCCAACCCGCTGAGGCAGCTGAAACCCCTGGCAAATATCGAGTTCTCTATTTTCCAGAGATCTCAACCAATCCCAGTGACTTAATTACAGATTTCAGCTTTATTGAAAGAGACGAGACGCTCCGAGAGATGTATCCTGAAGTCTATCCAATTACCTTCTCAGCGAGTCGAGATCTGTTCTGGGAATTGCGGTACGGCATAGATCTCGGTAGTCCTGAAGAATTTGCAGAACTGTGTGAAGAATTCAACGAATGGATTTTGGACAACATTCATGAGCGGAGAAGAAGCAAACTCGGTGGATATGGTGACCTCGACGCCATTGGCGCAAGAGTCAATGGCAGACTATTACTAGAATTGATTCATCCTGGGAGCTATGAGGATTCCTTCCTCTTTTTTATCCCAGATGAACAACTGCGCGATCGCGATTTCAGGGATGTCGAGTTTTACTTCGTGTGTGATTGA
- a CDS encoding HAD family hydrolase, which translates to MLPLNQIRLIATDMDGTLTRSGKFTPSLLQALTDLQNAGIPVVIVTGRSAGWVNAIATYLPVTAAIAENGGLFYRADKLELESIVSIPDIGQHRQKLAQMFSDLQTIVPHICESADNRFRVTDWTFDIEGLSDAEIQQLGDRCRQNGWGFTYSTVQCHILPQEQNKAAGLLQVLRQQFPDISVDSVVTVGDSPNDESLFDRGFFPHSVGVANIRHYVDRLNHKPSYITEAEEADGFCELARSIIQAISIE; encoded by the coding sequence ATGCTCCCCCTCAACCAAATCCGCCTCATCGCCACCGACATGGACGGCACACTCACCCGATCGGGTAAATTCACGCCTTCCCTCCTGCAAGCCTTAACTGATTTGCAGAATGCCGGAATTCCCGTGGTGATCGTGACCGGACGATCGGCGGGATGGGTGAATGCGATCGCCACTTATCTCCCTGTGACGGCTGCGATCGCGGAGAATGGAGGGCTGTTTTACCGGGCGGACAAGTTAGAGTTAGAGTCAATCGTTTCGATTCCAGATATCGGGCAGCATCGGCAGAAATTAGCGCAGATGTTTAGTGATCTGCAAACGATCGTGCCGCATATTTGTGAGTCGGCAGATAATCGATTTCGGGTGACGGACTGGACGTTTGATATTGAGGGATTGTCGGACGCAGAAATTCAGCAGTTGGGCGATCGCTGTCGTCAGAACGGCTGGGGGTTTACCTACAGTACGGTGCAGTGTCACATTTTGCCGCAGGAGCAGAATAAGGCGGCAGGGCTGTTGCAGGTGCTTCGTCAGCAGTTTCCAGATATATCCGTGGATTCCGTGGTGACGGTGGGGGACAGTCCCAACGATGAAAGTTTATTCGATCGCGGATTCTTTCCCCATTCCGTTGGCGTGGCAAATATTAGGCATTACGTTGATCGCCTCAACCATAAGCCCTCCTATATTACTGAGGCAGAGGAAGCAGACGGATTTTGTGAATTGGCGCGATCGATTATCCAGGCTATTTCTATTGAGTAA